In Kryptolebias marmoratus isolate JLee-2015 linkage group LG2, ASM164957v2, whole genome shotgun sequence, the genomic stretch TCAGTTGtactttatttgaaaaaaaacaacaacaaagatttaTAGGTGAGGTACTTATAAGACAAAATGTTGCAAAGAGTCACAGAATCAGTAACAGTGTGATTTACTgaaccccaccaccacctttgTAGATATTCAACATACACTTGGCTCCTAAAATGTACatattttgcaaaagaaaaatgtacaacTACAATGAAAAGACAACATTTGTTAGAATAAAGTGAATGAAAGATTTCCTACTCAACTCCTCGCCCCATTATggctttctttgtatttctctCAGGTCTCAGCAAGATTATGTAACATTTGGGTCCAAACAGTGCTGCCAAGAGGCCAAAACTGGAGGCCAGGATGGCAAACACCTCTACTGCATCTGCATATTTGCCTGGTGAGCTGATATAAGCAGGAACAAAGGCCACCCAGACAGCACAGAAGATCAACATGCTGAAAGTGATGAGTTTGGCCTCATTGAAGTTATCTGGAAGATTTCTTGCCAGAAATGCTAAGACAAAGCTAAGGACAGCCAGCAACCCAATGTAACCAAGTAACACTGAAAAACCAACAGTGGAGCCAACTATGCACTCATAAACTATCTTGTCGTTGTGGTACTGGGTGTTTTTATGTGGAGTTGGTGAGGAGGAGACAAGCCAAGCAGTGCAGATCGCTGCCTGGACAGAGGTGAGAATTAAAACTGTTCCCCTCTGCTGAGAAACACCAAACCACTTGAGACTTGCTCCACCTCCTGGTTTGGAGGCTTTGAACACAGCCAGAACCACCATGGTTTTAACCAGGATGCACGAGACACAAAGCACAAAACTGATCCCAAAGGCTACATGTCTCAGTGGGCATGTCCAAAGTCTGGGCCGTCCAATAAATAGCAACGAACACAGGAAACATAACttcagtgacagcagcagctggaagctCAGTTCTGAATTATTGGCCCTCACTATAGGTGTACTGCGGTGATAGATAAAGATCCCCAGAACAACAGTACAGATAAAAGTGCCCAGTAATGAGGTGACTGTCAAACAGATACCCAAAGGCTCCTGATAGGACAGGAACTCAGTTTTCTTAGGAATACAGTGATCACGCTGGGGGCTGGACCAGAAGTCCTCTGGACACCTGAAGCACTCCAAGGAGTCTGAGGAAAAAAGggggacaaataaaaaaatgtaataattacaAATTAATACAGTGGAGaagaaaaatacttaaatatgGACACCTACTGGTGCTATTACTGATCGTTCCTTCAGAACAAAGGACGCAGTCAAAACAACACTCAGGTTCCCCCTGCTTTCTCACCATGCGAGAACCTGGAGGGCAGTTCTCACTGCACACTGACCGTGGTGGCTGCAGAAGAAAAATTAGTGCctaatgtttcattttacactttatttaaacaaacaaacaaaaaaagaataaaagttaaacCTTTTTGGATTTAAAGTTCCAGAAGATTTTGTCCTCATAAAGCCTCAGTTCCTCACCTTTAAAGGCAGACATTTTAACATCTCccacattttgaacatttattcGTCCATCAGGGAGCCACAGCCAGTTCATAACATCGTAAATTGGTAAAGCATCACCATTTTCATCAAATGACACCTCATCACCAAATGATGTGGTGAAATTGACCTTTTCTAGGTAATATACAAGCTAATACAATtccaacaagaacaaaacaaaaattaacatgaagaacaaaaaaaatagttaaaacagTGCTTCAGTAATTAGACTTCATAGTGAAACTAACTAAACTGATGTTCATTTTATAAAAtcagaaatatataaaacattgctgcagaaacatttattataatgttcactctgctgttttaaaattcGCATACTGTGATTTATGTGTCAGACAAAGAAATGATAGTACAGTATATTATTTAATTCCTATTAACAGGTAAAGTACATTATACCTGCCATGGCTCAATTGTTTGCCAAGTGGGACAACTGAAAGGGCCACTGCCTGGCTCACACTGCAGCATATCATCCAGAGCATATGCCAGCGCATACACAGCTTTGTAAACATTGTACTCAGGTCTGAGGTTAGAAACATCCAGGAACTCTGTTTCCACACTTTCTAAATCTTCTTCTCCAGTACATATTGTTCCCCCGTTCTCCACCCAACCTGCTGGAGGTGGTGCAAATCTACACTCAAATGTGAATTCCCAGAACTGGTTCACCTGTAATAAATatgattctgtattttattcacaaattgCCTGTGGTGCAAAATATCAGATTATATTACAACCTCATCTCACCAAGTTATTTTCATTGCTCTTGTTATGATGTAAGTCAGGATGTGTTTGCAACAGGAAGTTTCTGAGGCCTGGTATCTCTCCTCGACGGATAGCAATACCCAGTGTTCCACCCAGATATGGCATGAGGTGAGGGGTCTGAAGCACAGCAGCTGTGGTCCAAGCTTCACTTGCCAACCACTGCAGGCCAGTCAGATTCTGCCTTATCACCTGTTAAGATTTTCAATATGTTCCCAGATATCTGGCACATAATACACCAAAACAACTGATGTATTTTACAGTTTACTTCTGTCTCTTCACATGCAAAATCTCAgcaaaaaacatcttcatttctGGTATTCATTGTAGTTTTGgtaagttctaaaaaaaaagtggcaagCAACCATGTGTTGTTGTAAATggaatttttgtcatttaaataccAACCTCTTCCATGAGATTAAGAATCATAGTCTGATGTGAAAACACAATGACCACTCGAGCTGTGGATTTCCTCATCGTGTCTACAATACGTTTCAGTTCAGTTAAGTCGTTTTCCCAAGGCAAAATCTCTAAATAGGCCAGACACCCTTCACCAGACAGACTTAAATCAGACTGAAAGGATCGGGCAGCGTGGAGCCCATAATCATCATCACTGATCAACAAACCAGCCCAAGTCCAGCTGAAGTGTTTCAGTATCTGAATCATAGCTCGAACCTGAGTtaacagagagagagatgaggaaaaaaacattctttttaaaattttgttcagTAATCATCACTAGTCATCNNNNNNNNNNNNNNNNNNNNNNNNNNNNNNNNNNNNNNNNNNNNNNNNNNNNNNNNNNNNNNNNNNNNNNNNNNNNNNNNNNNNNNNNNNNNNNNNNNNNCTTTTTAATAGGCTCACTGTATTTATTGCCTGCAGTTGAAGGTGAGGGTGgagcaatattgtttttgtctgtgtttgagtgtgtgtgtttgtttctctg encodes the following:
- the LOC108248432 gene encoding extracellular calcium-sensing receptor, with the protein product MRKSTARVVIVFSHQTMILNLMEEVIRQNLTGLQWLASEAWTTAAVLQTPHLMPYLGGTLGIAIRRGEIPGLRNFLLQTHPDLHHNKSNENNLVNQFWEFTFECRFAPPPAGWVENGGTICTGEEDLESVETEFLDVSNLRPEYNVYKAVYALAYALDDMLQCEPGSGPFSCPTWQTIEPWQLVYYLEKVNFTTSFGDEVSFDENGDALPIYDVMNWLWLPDGRINVQNVGDVKMSAFKGEELRLYEDKIFWNFKSKKPPRSVCSENCPPGSRMVRKQGEPECCFDCVLCSEGTISNSTNSLECFRCPEDFWSSPQRDHCIPKKTEFLSYQEPLGICLTVTSLLGTFICTVVLGIFIYHRSTPIVRANNSELSFQLLLSLKLCFLCSLLFIGRPRLWTCPLRHVAFGISFVLCVSCILVKTMVVLAVFKASKPGGGASLKWFGVSQQRGTVLILTSVQAAICTAWLVSSSPTPHKNTQYHNDKIVYECIVGSTVGFSVLLGYIGLLAVLSFVLAFLARNLPDNFNEAKLITFSMLIFCAVWVAFVPAYISSPGKYADAVEVFAILASSFGLLAALFGPKCYIILLRPERNTKKAIMGRGVE